From the Pungitius pungitius chromosome 6, fPunPun2.1, whole genome shotgun sequence genome, one window contains:
- the elmo3 gene encoding engulfment and cell motility protein 3 isoform X1 — MPQQKDIVKIAIQMPGAYPQLIQLDQKKPLSAVIKEVCDGWNLPGPDNYALQYADGVQTYITESNRLDIKNGCILRLTKAPGRCAEDLYKGIQSSDSGVRCDSLKELANVSTDVTFAQEFISRDGHLLLVKIVEDAKESNVIMTHTLSGFMELMDHGIVSWENLSSVFIKKIASFVNAKLTDVSMQQVSLDILESMVLSSHSLFLEVKQEITMERLIAHLQVTNQQIQTKAMALLMALLQTAGDSDRQDIFAFLNKKNLRQYIYKNIIHSSGSVQDKMAHYLYVLQSVTLNHMEARMRTPMDCYSQEQRDILHNLRLAAFETETENSLNHERRRSLCAKEFKKLGFSNNSNPGQDLVRTPPGLLALDTMCYFAARYPDAYSRFVLENSSREDKHECPFGRSSIQLTLILCEILRIGEPPSETGSDYHPVFFSQDRLMEELFCVCIQLINKTWKEMRATQEDFDKVMQVVREQITRTLSSKPTSLELFKNKVNALNYSEILKLRQTERLHQEETLALPVVELKERLKPELLQLIRQQRLNRLCQGTMFRKISSRRRQDKLWYCRLSPNHKMLHYGDVEEDTDSPTVETLQKKIPVADIKGLLMGKDCPHMKEHKGKQNKEILDLAFSITYDVEEDSLNFIAPSRTDFCLWTDGLSVLLGRDMSSESMHSELEILLSMEIKLRLLDLENVHIPDSAPVVPKPPSNFNFCYDFSQTEQ; from the exons AAAAAGCCTCTCTCTGCTGTAATAAAGGAAGTGTGTGATGG ctggaATCTCCCGGGTCCTGACAACTACGCCCTGCAGTACGCTGACGGAGTGCAGACGTACATCACCGAGTCG aaTCGTCTGGACATTAAGAACGGCTGCATTCTGCGTCTGACCAAGGCACCG GGCCGCTGTGCAGAGGACCTGTACAAAGGCATCCAGAGCTCCGACTCGGGGGTGCGCTGCGATTCGCTGAAGGAACTTGCAAACGTTTCCACGGACGTGACCTTTGCCCAGGAGTTCATCAGTCGAGACGGGCACCTCTTATTGGTCAAAATAGTGGAGGACGCTAAAGA GAGCAATGTGATAATGACCCACACCTTGAGTGGCTTCATGGAGCTGATGGATCATGGGATAGTGTCATGGGAGAACCTGTCGTCTGTCTTCATCAAAAAG ATTGCAAGCTTTGTCAACGCCAAGCTGACTGACGTGTCAATGCAGCAGGTGTCCTTGGACATCCTGGAGAGCATGGTGCTGAGCAGCCACAGCCTCTTCCTGGAGGTCAAACAGGAGATCACCATGGAGCGACTCATCGCGCACCTCCAGGT gaCGAACCAGCAGATACAGACCAAAGCCATGGCGCTACTTATGGCGCTCCTCCAAACAGCCGGGGACTCCGACAGACAG GATATTTTTGCGTTCCTAAATAAGAAGAATCTCCGGCAGTACATTTATAAA aacaTCATCCATAGTTCGGGTTCGGTCCAGGACAAGATGGCCCACTACCTCTATGTCCTGCAGTCGGTCACCTTAAATCACATGGAGGCCCGCATGAGGACTCCTATGGACTGTTACAGCCAG gagCAGAGAGATATCCTTCACAACTTGCGGCTCGCAGCATTTGAGACGGAGACGGAGAACAGTCTGAACCACGAGAGACGACGCTCGCTCTGCGCCAAAGAGTTCAAGAAGTTGGGCTTCTCA AACAACAGTAACCCGGGTCAGGACCTGGTGCGGACGCCCCCCGGCCTTCTGGCTCTGGACACCATGTGTTATTTTGCTGCACGTTACCCTGATGCCTACAGCAGG TTTGTCCTGGAgaacagcagcagggaggacAAACACGAGTGTCCGTTTGGACGGAGCAGCATCCAGCTCACTCTCATCCTGTGTGAAATCCTTCGTATCGGCGAGCCGC CCTCGGAGACGGGCAGTGACTACCACCCCGTCTTCTTTAGTCAGGACcggctgatggaggagctttTCTGTGTCTGCATTCAGCTGATCAACAAGACGTGGAAGGAGATGAGGGCCACGCAGGAGGACTTTGACAAG GTGATGCAGGTGGTGAGGGAGCAGATCACCAGGACGCTGTCCAGTAAGCCGACCTCCCTGGAGCTCTTCAAGAACAAAGTCAACGCCCTGAACTACAGCGAGATCCTCAAACTGCGGCAGACGGAGCGGCTGCACCAAGAAGAGACCCTGGCTCTGCCCGTCGT TGAGCTCAAAGAGCGCCTGAAGCCGGAGCTGCTCCAGTTGATCCGCCAGCAGAGACTCAACAGGCTGTGTCAAGGAACAATGTTCAGGAAGATTAGCAGCCGACGCAGACAgg ATAAGCTGTGGTACTGCCGCTTGTCCCCTAATCACAAAATGCTTCACTACGGCGACGTGGAGGAAGACACAGACAGTCCCACTGTCGAAACTCTGCAAAAGAAGA TCCCAGTAGCAGATATCAAAGGCTTGCTGATGGGGAAAGACTGTCCCCACATGAAGGAGCACAAAGGCAAACAGAACAAG GAGATACTTGACCTGGCATTTAGCATCACGTATGACGTAGAGGAGGACAGCCTGAACTTCATCGCCCCCTCCAGAACTGAC TTCTGCCTGTGGACAGATGGACTGAGCGTTCTGCTGGGCCGGGACATGAGTAGTGAATCGATGCACAGCGAGCTGGAGATCCTGCTCTCGATGGAGattaagctccgcctcctggaCCTGGAGAATGTTCACATTCCCGATAGTGCGCCGGTCGTCCCCAAACCGCCGAGCAACTTCAACTTCTGCTACGACTTCAGCCAGACGGAGCAGTAG
- the elmo3 gene encoding engulfment and cell motility protein 3 isoform X3, whose protein sequence is MEVMQVVREQITRTLSSKPTSLELFKNKVNALNYSEILKLRQTERLHQEETLALPVVELKERLKPELLQLIRQQRLNRLCQGTMFRKISSRRRQDKLWYCRLSPNHKMLHYGDVEEDTDSPTVETLQKKIPVADIKGLLMGKDCPHMKEHKGKQNKEILDLAFSITYDVEEDSLNFIAPSRTDFCLWTDGLSVLLGRDMSSESMHSELEILLSMEIKLRLLDLENVHIPDSAPVVPKPPSNFNFCYDFSQTEQ, encoded by the exons ATGGag GTGATGCAGGTGGTGAGGGAGCAGATCACCAGGACGCTGTCCAGTAAGCCGACCTCCCTGGAGCTCTTCAAGAACAAAGTCAACGCCCTGAACTACAGCGAGATCCTCAAACTGCGGCAGACGGAGCGGCTGCACCAAGAAGAGACCCTGGCTCTGCCCGTCGT TGAGCTCAAAGAGCGCCTGAAGCCGGAGCTGCTCCAGTTGATCCGCCAGCAGAGACTCAACAGGCTGTGTCAAGGAACAATGTTCAGGAAGATTAGCAGCCGACGCAGACAgg ATAAGCTGTGGTACTGCCGCTTGTCCCCTAATCACAAAATGCTTCACTACGGCGACGTGGAGGAAGACACAGACAGTCCCACTGTCGAAACTCTGCAAAAGAAGA TCCCAGTAGCAGATATCAAAGGCTTGCTGATGGGGAAAGACTGTCCCCACATGAAGGAGCACAAAGGCAAACAGAACAAG GAGATACTTGACCTGGCATTTAGCATCACGTATGACGTAGAGGAGGACAGCCTGAACTTCATCGCCCCCTCCAGAACTGAC TTCTGCCTGTGGACAGATGGACTGAGCGTTCTGCTGGGCCGGGACATGAGTAGTGAATCGATGCACAGCGAGCTGGAGATCCTGCTCTCGATGGAGattaagctccgcctcctggaCCTGGAGAATGTTCACATTCCCGATAGTGCGCCGGTCGTCCCCAAACCGCCGAGCAACTTCAACTTCTGCTACGACTTCAGCCAGACGGAGCAGTAG
- the elmo3 gene encoding engulfment and cell motility protein 3 isoform X2, which yields MMYSTRGQVTGVQQLSQVMQVVREQITRTLSSKPTSLELFKNKVNALNYSEILKLRQTERLHQEETLALPVVELKERLKPELLQLIRQQRLNRLCQGTMFRKISSRRRQDKLWYCRLSPNHKMLHYGDVEEDTDSPTVETLQKKIPVADIKGLLMGKDCPHMKEHKGKQNKEILDLAFSITYDVEEDSLNFIAPSRTDFCLWTDGLSVLLGRDMSSESMHSELEILLSMEIKLRLLDLENVHIPDSAPVVPKPPSNFNFCYDFSQTEQ from the exons ATGATGTATAGCACAAGAGGTCAGGTGACAGGTGTGCAGCAGCTCTCCCAG GTGATGCAGGTGGTGAGGGAGCAGATCACCAGGACGCTGTCCAGTAAGCCGACCTCCCTGGAGCTCTTCAAGAACAAAGTCAACGCCCTGAACTACAGCGAGATCCTCAAACTGCGGCAGACGGAGCGGCTGCACCAAGAAGAGACCCTGGCTCTGCCCGTCGT TGAGCTCAAAGAGCGCCTGAAGCCGGAGCTGCTCCAGTTGATCCGCCAGCAGAGACTCAACAGGCTGTGTCAAGGAACAATGTTCAGGAAGATTAGCAGCCGACGCAGACAgg ATAAGCTGTGGTACTGCCGCTTGTCCCCTAATCACAAAATGCTTCACTACGGCGACGTGGAGGAAGACACAGACAGTCCCACTGTCGAAACTCTGCAAAAGAAGA TCCCAGTAGCAGATATCAAAGGCTTGCTGATGGGGAAAGACTGTCCCCACATGAAGGAGCACAAAGGCAAACAGAACAAG GAGATACTTGACCTGGCATTTAGCATCACGTATGACGTAGAGGAGGACAGCCTGAACTTCATCGCCCCCTCCAGAACTGAC TTCTGCCTGTGGACAGATGGACTGAGCGTTCTGCTGGGCCGGGACATGAGTAGTGAATCGATGCACAGCGAGCTGGAGATCCTGCTCTCGATGGAGattaagctccgcctcctggaCCTGGAGAATGTTCACATTCCCGATAGTGCGCCGGTCGTCCCCAAACCGCCGAGCAACTTCAACTTCTGCTACGACTTCAGCCAGACGGAGCAGTAG
- the fbxl9 gene encoding uncharacterized protein fbxl9 has translation MEDCDGDDSMETPDLPLEIIVYILGFLHTSDRKEASLVSRSWYYASQDLRFQKNVTFSFPASASSLELIKGLGRKSRCSLIISQLDGFSMSRSLLLEVGLCLGSKLESLSLPGSSITEASLLALLPRLTSLRRLDLSGLDSLFMSGAFLSREEHRQQVRSALSGLEELDLSDLRYLSDVTFNRLTGCTPRLRRLSLAGCHIAFEFDPYRGCPVGDVKDSSALLSLRNLRRLLTEQKSTLVALDLSRTSITPESLRTIAQVQGLFLEELSLHGCKELTDYSVEVLVKHQPSIQRLDISACTELTSRSVEATARGLESMTRLSLSRNWRITEKGLAELLSVSSLRRLDLSECLHVSGTEIVKGLTGSCAARAQLEALSLKGCTYIRDLAVFSLTQLLGESLRELDLTSCVNVTDLSVRAIATYLQKLVVLRLGWCKEVTDWGLLGIVEAAQCEPDQETGDKGPRFTRTFGNMGFFKPPRLAFEERPKLVTQNDLQQFRQQAGASLLALCRLQELDLSACPKLTDSSVTQVVRYPNLRRLSLSMLPEISDASLASVARHCRSLTSLALSHCPGVSDLGVAQAAPYLRRLQHLHLSGCNNITDRSLFLLVQHCGRLRTLDISRCKNISVTAVDVLQSQLHFFENVNYKYIGGADPSLCPTD, from the exons ATGGAAGACTGCGATGGGGACGACTCCATGGAGACACCTGATCTTCCCCTGGAG ATCATAGTTTACATCCTTGGCTTTCTTCACACATCAGACAGGAAGGAAGCCTCGCTGGTCAGCCGCAGTTGGTACTATGCAAGCCAGGACCTTCGCTTTCAG AAAAATGTCACCTTCTCCTTTCCGGCTTCGGCCTCGTCCCTGGAGCTGATCAAGGGTCTGGGCAGAAAGTCCCGCTGCAGTCTTATAATCAGCCAGCTCGATGGGTTCAGTATGTCCAGATCACTGCTTCTGGAG gtGGGTCTGTGCTTGGGCTCCAAGTTGGAGAGCTTGTCCCTGCCTGGAAGCAGTATAACAGAAGCCTCTCTGCTTGCACTCCTCCCCCGCCTCACCTCCCTCCGCAGGCTGGACCTCAGCGGCCTGGACAGCCTCTTCATGTCCGGCGCGTTCCTCTCGAGGGAGGAGCACCGACAGCAG GTCAGGTCGGCTCTGTCCggtctggaggagctggacctgTCCGACCTGCGGTACCTCTCCGACGTCACCTTCAATCGGCTCACCGGCTGTACCCCTCGCCTCCGCCGCCTCTCGCTGGCCGGCTGCCACATCGCCTTCGAGTTCGACCCGTACCGAGGCTGCCCCGTGGGGGACGTTAAGGACTCCTCAGCGTTGCTGTCGCTGAGGAACCTCCGGAGGTTGTTAACGGAGCAGAAATCCACCCTTGTTGCTCTGGACCTCAGCAGAACCTCGATTACCCCCGAGTCACTACGCACTATAGCTCAG GTCCAGGGTTTGTTCTTAGAGGAACTGAGTCTGCACGGCTGTAAGGAGCTCACGGATTACTCCGTGGAGGTTCTGGTGAAGCACCAGCCGAGCATCCAGAGACTGGACATCAGTGCCTGCACGGAGCTGACCAGCAGGTCCGTAGAGGCCACAGCGCGGGGCCTCGAGTCGATGACTCGGCTCTCCTTGTCCCGCAATTGGAGGATCACTGAAAAAG GCCTCGCCGAGCTGTTGTCCGTGTCGTCCCTGAGAAGGCTGGATCTGTCCGAGTGCCTGCATGTCAGCGGGACCGAGATCGTCAAAGGCCTGACGGGATCGTGTGCTGCCAGAGCACAGCTGGAGGCGCTCAGCCTCAAGGGCTGCACCTACATCAGG GATCTCGCGGTCTTTTCTCTGACTCAGCTTCTGGGGGAGTCCCTCCGCGAGCTCGACCTGACGTCGTGCGTCAACGTGACGGACCTGTCCGTGCGCGCCATCGCCACGTACCTTCAGAAGCTGGTGGTCCTGCGGCTCGGCTGGTGCAAAGAAGTCACGGACTGGGGACTGCTCGGCATCGTGGAAGCGGCCCAATGTGAGCCCGACCAGGAGACG GGAGACAAGGGTCCGAGGTTTACCCGGACCTTCGGCAACATGGGCTTCTTCAAGCCCCCGCGTTTGGCGTTTGAGGAGCGGCCCAAGCTGGTGACCCAGAACGACCTGCAGCAGTTCCGACAGCAGGCTGGCGCGTCCCTTCTGGctctctgcaggctgcaggAGCTGGACCTCTCGGCCTGCCCCAAGCTCACCGACAGCAGCGTCACGCAG GTGGTGCGTTACCCGAACCTTCGCCGCCTGTCGCTCTCCATGCTGCCGGAGATCTCTGACGCCAGCTTGGCCTCGGTCGCCCGGCACTGCCGCAGCCTCACCAGCCTGGCCCTCAGCCACTGCCCGGGGGTCAGTGACCTCGGGGTGGCGCAAGCCGCGCCTTACCTGCGCCGGCTGCAGCACCTCCACCTGTCCGGTTGCAACAACATCACTGACAG GTCTTTGTTCCTCCTGGTGCAGCACTGTGGCCGCCTGCGAACGCTCGACATCTCGAGGTGCAAAAACATTTCGGTAACAGCTGTCGACGTCCTTCAATCTCAGCTGCATTTCTTCGAAAATGTAAACTACAAATATATAGGTGGGGCTgatccctccctctgtcccacTGACTGA